In one window of Tumebacillus algifaecis DNA:
- a CDS encoding sulfite exporter TauE/SafE family protein produces MIDAILLFFTGVLAGVTGSIVGLGGGFVVVPVISFLYTMVPAHIVGTSMAVLFFNSISSTLTYAKQKRIDFAAGLSFATASIPGSIIGAFIADGLSSKTFFVGFGCFLIFISLFLVFKPKNPVRLPLEPTVHRKFVDASGTEFEYSYHRPLGVGISFIVGFISSLLGIGGGSILVPMMAILFAFPPHIATATSMFTIFLSAIIGTGTHWYLDNINWWMVLFLAPGAFIGGLVGAKIAPKLPAQLILRILSIVLIIVAIRLITK; encoded by the coding sequence ATGATCGATGCAATCCTTTTGTTTTTCACCGGTGTTTTGGCGGGGGTGACCGGTTCGATCGTGGGACTTGGCGGGGGATTTGTCGTTGTGCCCGTGATTTCCTTTTTGTACACGATGGTGCCTGCGCACATTGTCGGCACGTCGATGGCAGTCTTGTTTTTTAACTCGATTTCCAGCACCCTTACATACGCGAAACAAAAACGGATCGACTTTGCGGCCGGCCTTTCGTTTGCCACGGCCAGCATCCCCGGTTCGATCATCGGGGCGTTTATCGCAGACGGATTGAGCAGCAAAACGTTTTTTGTCGGATTTGGTTGTTTCCTGATCTTCATCTCTCTTTTTCTTGTCTTCAAGCCGAAAAATCCGGTTCGACTGCCGTTGGAACCGACTGTGCATCGTAAGTTCGTCGATGCATCGGGAACGGAGTTTGAATATTCCTACCACCGTCCGCTCGGTGTTGGCATTTCGTTTATCGTCGGTTTCATCTCCAGTTTGCTTGGCATCGGCGGTGGTAGCATCCTTGTCCCGATGATGGCGATTCTGTTCGCTTTCCCTCCGCACATCGCGACGGCCACCTCGATGTTTACGATCTTTTTGTCCGCCATCATTGGTACTGGCACACACTGGTATCTCGACAACATCAATTGGTGGATGGTGCTCTTCTTAGCACCGGGTGCCTTTATCGGTGGTCTGGTCGGCGCGAAAATCGCTCCAAAACTGCCAGCCCAACTCATT